The Cuculus canorus isolate bCucCan1 chromosome 5, bCucCan1.pri, whole genome shotgun sequence genome window below encodes:
- the INSM2 gene encoding insulinoma-associated protein 2, whose protein sequence is MTPGRARGYKGRAGRYRRAPAMPRGFLVKRSRRPGGSYRERRPERDPPPAGSPVAGRREGREEEEEEEGEEGAARPAARPPGMAPAEGPPAWGAAGPRAALFERCLSSPASAESFPLAAALPPAEAPPPPRAPPPKRPPRAKPPAKRAKAARKLSFADEVTTSPVLGLRIKEEGPEGRPGPPAGRTPLGEFVCQLCKERYADPLALAQHRCSRIVRVEYRCPECHKIFSCPANLASHRRWHKPRPGTGADGSAAAATTTTTTAAPGKENGPERRPAPQPPRQHRGGADSAAAPPGPAPGAEALACPCCQKRFRRQAYLRKHLGTHAPPERGQLAFACHLCGARFPSADGRDKHGLWHAVREELLLPPPAGPPEGGERQGFPCKHCPATFFSAPGLARHASKCHPPESRQVLLLQLPVRPGC, encoded by the coding sequence ATGACGCCCGGGCGGGCGCGGGGGTATAAAGGGCGGGCGGGCCGGTACCGCCGCGCTCCCGCCATGCCGCGCGGGTTCCTCGTCAAGCGCAGCCGGCGCCCCGGCGGCTCCTACCGGGAGCGTCGCCCGGAGCGGGACCCGCCGCCCGCGGGCAGCCCCGTTGCGGGGcggcgggaggggagggaggaagaagaggaggaggagggggaagaaggcgccgcccgccccgccgcgcgTCCCCCCGGCATGGCCCCGGCGGAGGGTCCGCCCGCCTGGGGAGCGGCGGGGCCGCGGGCGGCGCTCTTCGAGCGGTGCCTGAGCTCGCCCGCCTCGGCCGAGTCCTTCCCGCTGGCCGCCGCGCTGCCGCCCGCCgaggcgccgccgccgccccgcgccccgccgccCAAGCGCCCGCCGCGGGCCAAGCCGCCGGCCAAGCGGGCCAAGGCCGCGCGGAAGCTGAGCTTCGCCGACGAGGTGACCACGTCGCCCGTGCTGGGGCTGCGCATCAAGGAGGAGGGGCCCGAGGGCCGCCCGGGGCCGCCGGCGGGGCGCACGCCGCTGGGCGAGTTCGTCTGCCAGCTGTGCAAGGAGCGCTACGCCGACCCGCTGGCGCTCGCCCAGCACCGCTGCTCCCGCATCGTGCGCGTCGAGTACCGCTGCCCCGAGTGCCACAAGATCTTCAGCTGCCCCGCCAACCTGGCCTCGCACCGCCGCTGGCACAAGCCGCGGCCCGGGACCGGCGCCGACGGCTCCGCAGCcgccgccaccaccaccaccaccaccgccgcGCCGGGCAAGGAGAACGGCCCCGAGCGGCGCCCCGCGCCCCAGCCGCCCCGTCAGCACCGCGGCGGCGCGGACAGCGCCGcggccccgcccggccccgcgcccGGCGCCGAGGCGTTGGCGTGCCCGTGCTGCCAGAAGCGGTTCCGGCGGCAGGCGTACCTGCGCAAGCACCTGGGCACCCACGCGCCGCCCGAGCGCGGGCAGCTCGCCTTCGCCTGCCACCTCTGCGGCGCCCGCTTCCCCTCGGCCGACGGCAGGGACAAGCACGGGCTGTGGCACGCCGTGcgggaggagctgctgctgccgccgcccgCCGGGCCCCCCGAGGGCGGCGAGCGGCAGGGCTTCCCCTGCAAGCACTGCCCCGCCACCTTCTTCAGCGCGCCGGGGCTGGCGCGGCACGCCAGCAAGTGCCACCCGCCCGAGAGCAGGCAggtcctgctgctccagctgcccgTGCGGCCGGGCTGCTAG